From Draconibacterium halophilum, one genomic window encodes:
- a CDS encoding serine hydrolase domain-containing protein has translation MKKKQTTLIIRIMLFTGTAISLFFVPWLLLKIMLTPLPDTVQGQLDKSIKYGFDGIIVYVDEAGKEPAFYASGYNNRENKIPADPHSLFKIASISKLYNAIAVTKLVSDGRLSLDKTLADYFPELVGRIENADKITLRMMVQHRSGIPNLTDTPNFWATPPSSREEALELILDLPADFAPDAKYRYSNTNYLLISMLIEKVTGEDVFQIIKKEILNPLGLKNTYGSVNEQNFDDVMSGYYVGIEEDIKAEDYGTKLTSMVASAEDLGIFLRALNDGSVFNDGEQEIYSSIYVYDHTGLMPGYMSIAKYHKDIDTVVIQFVNTTDFEGYEWSIMEIVYRRVVRIVKKHNDAH, from the coding sequence ATGAAAAAGAAACAAACAACACTAATAATCAGAATTATGCTATTTACAGGAACGGCCATATCACTATTTTTTGTTCCGTGGTTATTGTTGAAAATTATGCTTACTCCACTCCCTGATACCGTTCAGGGCCAACTCGATAAAAGCATAAAATATGGTTTCGACGGAATAATCGTTTACGTTGACGAAGCCGGAAAAGAACCTGCTTTTTATGCTTCCGGATACAATAACAGAGAAAACAAGATTCCTGCCGATCCTCATTCATTGTTCAAAATTGCCAGTATCAGTAAGCTGTATAATGCGATTGCCGTTACCAAATTGGTTAGCGACGGACGTTTGTCGCTCGATAAAACACTGGCCGATTATTTTCCGGAATTGGTAGGAAGAATTGAAAACGCTGACAAAATCACACTAAGAATGATGGTGCAGCACCGCAGCGGAATTCCGAATTTAACCGATACGCCAAACTTTTGGGCTACTCCACCATCGAGTAGAGAGGAGGCACTTGAGCTCATACTTGATTTACCGGCCGACTTTGCTCCCGATGCAAAGTATAGATACTCGAACACCAACTATTTGTTGATTTCCATGCTGATTGAAAAAGTGACAGGAGAAGATGTTTTTCAAATAATTAAAAAGGAAATTCTGAATCCACTTGGGCTGAAAAATACGTATGGATCAGTTAACGAGCAAAATTTCGACGATGTAATGAGTGGTTATTATGTTGGGATTGAAGAAGATATTAAAGCCGAAGATTACGGAACCAAACTTACATCGATGGTTGCCAGTGCCGAAGACCTTGGCATTTTCCTGCGTGCATTAAACGATGGATCGGTGTTTAACGATGGCGAGCAGGAAATCTACTCCTCCATTTATGTGTACGATCACACCGGGTTAATGCCGGGATATATGAGTATTGCCAAATACCACAAAGACATCGACACGGTTGTTATTCAATTTGTAAATACTACCGATTTTGAAGGATACGAATGGAGTATAATGGAAATTGTATACAGGCGGGTTGTGAGAATCGTAAAGAAACATAATGATGCCCACTGA
- a CDS encoding ankyrin repeat domain-containing protein has product MKTVVNFLFILLLIFTSCANSGSNNNLQSGNDTKVKSSVEKPKVDLHSAIMSGNLEAVKQHVEAGTDINKKDQMSGSTPLISAVSFGRKEIAKELIDTGADLNLKNNDGSTALHSAAFFCHIEIVQMLMDANADKTLKNNFGATARESVLAPFADMKPIYEMMQHQLQPLGITIDLAEVEKNRPVVAMMLQ; this is encoded by the coding sequence ATGAAAACAGTAGTAAATTTTTTGTTCATTTTACTTTTAATCTTTACGTCATGTGCTAATTCAGGTAGTAACAATAATCTTCAGTCAGGAAATGATACCAAAGTAAAGTCGAGCGTTGAAAAACCAAAAGTTGATTTGCATAGCGCAATTATGTCGGGCAACCTGGAAGCCGTTAAACAACACGTTGAAGCCGGAACAGATATTAATAAAAAAGATCAAATGAGTGGATCAACACCATTAATTTCGGCGGTATCGTTTGGCCGTAAAGAAATTGCAAAAGAACTAATTGATACAGGTGCAGATCTGAACTTAAAAAATAATGACGGATCGACTGCTTTGCACTCCGCCGCATTTTTTTGCCATATCGAAATTGTGCAAATGCTTATGGATGCCAATGCCGATAAAACATTAAAAAACAATTTCGGCGCAACTGCCCGCGAATCTGTTTTGGCCCCATTTGCTGATATGAAACCTATCTACGAAATGATGCAGCATCAATTACAGCCGCTCGGTATAACAATCGATTTAGCAGAAGTGGAAAAAAACCGCCCTGTAGTTGCCATGATGTTGCAGTAA
- the ppgK gene encoding polyphosphate--glucose phosphotransferase codes for MEVLGIDFGGSGIKGAIVDTKTGELVTERHRIETPQPATPDAVAEVMAQLTEHFNWKGKVGVGVPAVVKNGVMLTAANIDKSWIGQEVNKKLSEKTGCEVECVNDADAAGIAEIHFGAGAKVKGMVFLLTVGTGIGTVIFIDKHLVPNLELGHLEFKGKTIERYSADSVRKRKDLSWNEWGSRFNKALDYYDKMFNPILFIIGGGVSKKMEKFQDCIKLDTPVVPAEMENNAGIIGAALNMVYK; via the coding sequence GGAGCAATTGTGGATACCAAAACCGGTGAACTGGTTACAGAACGACACCGAATTGAAACTCCGCAACCTGCAACTCCTGATGCTGTGGCGGAGGTGATGGCACAACTTACTGAGCATTTTAACTGGAAAGGAAAAGTTGGCGTTGGTGTTCCCGCTGTAGTAAAAAACGGCGTGATGTTAACCGCAGCAAACATCGATAAAAGTTGGATCGGACAGGAAGTAAATAAGAAACTATCAGAAAAAACCGGTTGCGAGGTGGAGTGCGTTAATGACGCTGATGCCGCCGGAATTGCCGAAATACATTTTGGTGCCGGAGCCAAAGTAAAGGGAATGGTATTTTTACTAACTGTCGGTACCGGAATCGGAACCGTTATTTTTATCGACAAGCACCTGGTGCCGAACCTTGAGTTGGGACACCTTGAATTCAAAGGCAAAACCATTGAACGCTATTCGGCGGATTCGGTTCGAAAACGAAAAGACTTGTCGTGGAATGAATGGGGATCACGATTTAATAAAGCACTGGATTATTACGATAAGATGTTTAATCCCATCCTGTTTATTATTGGTGGGGGAGTGAGTAAAAAAATGGAGAAATTTCAGGATTGTATCAAACTGGATACACCGGTAGTACCTGCCGAAATGGAAAACAACGCCGGTATTATCGGCGCTGCTTTAAATATGGTTTATAAGTAA
- a CDS encoding helix-turn-helix domain-containing protein, which produces MSDTSIFGADFIEKAEAIILENISNEQFGVSELAELMNMSRSSLLRKIKTHTKLSASQFIRQVRVTKGLELLKQTSLTVAEISYEVGFGNTSYFIKCFREQYGYSPGEVRKGVLTEESENVHESLFNKYKWYALGAMALVVMVLSVFLFSRKKQTPVELEKSIAVLPFVNESSDSLNLYFVNGLMESTLNNLQKISDLRVISRTSVAKYRNTDKGIPEIADELNVNYLVEGSGQRFENQVLLNIQLIEAATDRPIWGEQYSREVDDVFTLQNEVARKIADAIEAIVTPAELKQIEKIPTENLEAYDYYLRALDYSYTRTKENLETAIPLFEKAIEKDKQFALAYANVAIAYYFLDVNQKQKQYTEQINNFADKALLYDSRSAESLIAKALYYMQVEEYKLALPHLEKALEYNPNSSSVVQMLAGLYASSIPNTDKYLEYALKGIQLDIAANDSIGKSYIYLTLSNALIQNGFIDEATTYINMSLDYNPENYYAPLLKAFVLYARDGNTEQTKKLLKYEWSKDTTRLDILQEVAKFHYYEEEYDSAFYYYEKFVNAREEYALDIYPHEDLKIAWVYQKMGRDEQATKYFDAYARYCEKDQSIYKSASMAVKYAYEGKNEQVIDQLKIFATQDNYQYWILVFIEEDPIYNPLKNHPEFEEILQKIKDRFWKKHDILKKQLADKKLI; this is translated from the coding sequence ATGTCGGACACATCAATTTTCGGAGCAGATTTTATCGAAAAAGCGGAAGCGATCATTCTGGAGAACATCTCGAATGAGCAATTTGGCGTTTCTGAACTGGCCGAGCTTATGAATATGAGTCGATCAAGTTTACTCCGAAAAATAAAAACGCACACCAAGCTCTCCGCCAGTCAGTTTATTCGTCAGGTACGCGTTACAAAAGGTCTGGAGCTGCTAAAACAAACTTCGTTGACTGTTGCTGAGATTTCGTACGAGGTTGGTTTTGGAAACACCTCGTATTTCATTAAATGTTTTCGCGAACAATACGGTTATTCTCCCGGCGAAGTACGGAAAGGAGTTTTAACGGAGGAGAGCGAAAATGTTCATGAAAGTCTTTTCAATAAATACAAATGGTATGCGCTTGGGGCAATGGCTTTAGTGGTAATGGTTCTATCTGTTTTTCTTTTCAGCAGAAAAAAACAAACTCCCGTTGAGTTAGAGAAATCGATTGCCGTATTACCTTTTGTAAACGAAAGCAGCGATTCGCTAAATCTTTATTTTGTAAACGGGCTCATGGAATCGACTTTAAACAACCTTCAGAAAATTAGCGATCTGCGCGTAATTAGCCGAACCTCGGTAGCCAAGTATCGCAATACGGACAAAGGTATTCCGGAAATTGCTGATGAGTTGAATGTGAATTATTTGGTTGAGGGGAGTGGACAACGTTTTGAAAACCAGGTTTTGCTCAATATCCAACTGATTGAAGCAGCCACCGACCGGCCAATTTGGGGCGAACAATACAGTCGCGAAGTGGATGATGTTTTTACGCTTCAGAATGAGGTGGCACGAAAAATTGCCGATGCTATTGAGGCTATTGTTACTCCTGCCGAATTAAAACAAATTGAGAAAATACCTACTGAAAATCTGGAGGCTTACGATTATTACCTCCGGGCGCTGGATTATTCATACACCAGAACGAAGGAAAACCTGGAAACAGCGATTCCGTTATTCGAGAAAGCCATTGAAAAAGACAAGCAGTTTGCGCTGGCTTACGCCAATGTGGCTATAGCGTATTACTTTCTCGATGTAAACCAGAAACAAAAACAATATACCGAGCAAATCAACAATTTTGCTGACAAAGCGCTGCTTTACGATTCACGATCTGCTGAAAGCTTGATCGCCAAAGCACTTTATTATATGCAAGTGGAAGAGTATAAATTGGCTTTGCCACATTTGGAGAAAGCGCTGGAATACAATCCTAATTCATCATCAGTGGTTCAAATGCTTGCAGGCTTATATGCCAGTTCTATTCCCAATACTGATAAATATCTGGAGTACGCTTTAAAAGGAATTCAACTCGATATTGCTGCTAACGATTCCATTGGTAAAAGCTATATCTATTTGACTCTGAGTAATGCACTCATTCAAAACGGTTTTATTGATGAGGCCACAACTTATATTAATATGTCGCTGGACTATAATCCGGAGAATTATTACGCACCACTTTTAAAAGCATTTGTACTTTATGCCAGGGACGGAAATACTGAGCAGACTAAAAAACTATTAAAGTATGAATGGTCGAAAGATACTACCCGGCTTGACATATTGCAGGAAGTGGCTAAATTCCACTATTACGAAGAAGAATATGACAGTGCTTTTTATTATTATGAAAAGTTTGTGAACGCCCGGGAAGAATATGCCTTGGATATTTATCCTCATGAAGATTTGAAAATTGCCTGGGTTTACCAAAAGATGGGGCGCGATGAACAGGCCACAAAATATTTCGATGCGTATGCGCGGTATTGCGAAAAGGATCAATCGATTTACAAAAGTGCCAGCATGGCGGTTAAGTATGCGTACGAGGGAAAAAACGAACAGGTAATTGATCAACTAAAAATCTTTGCAACACAAGATAATTACCAGTATTGGATTTTAGTATTTATAGAAGAGGATCCTATTTATAATCCACTAAAAAATCACCCGGAGTTTGAAGAAATCCTACAAAAGATAAAAGACAGGTTTTGGAAGAAACATGATATTCTAAAAAAGCAATTGGCGGATAAGAAACTTATATAA
- a CDS encoding DUF2202 domain-containing protein, whose protein sequence is MLAACTDSQKNEDIILSDNTEEESLNNNTLLQIETLTETDSLSLIFMREEEKLARDAYLLLFSKYEHQVFNNISQSEQTHTDAILRLLNYYNLHDPFIDVIGEFKDPSLATLFDELMTLGDNNLDSALIVGALIEETDIEDIAILVKATDIQNIIQVYENLLSGSENHLRAFVHNLRKRGIDYQPRILPIDQFNDIINN, encoded by the coding sequence ATGCTTGCAGCTTGCACTGATAGTCAAAAGAATGAAGATATTATACTTTCCGATAATACGGAAGAAGAATCGTTAAACAACAATACGCTGTTACAGATTGAGACATTAACAGAAACAGACAGCCTGAGTTTAATTTTTATGCGGGAAGAAGAAAAATTGGCGCGCGATGCTTATCTTCTTTTGTTCTCAAAATATGAGCACCAGGTTTTCAATAATATTTCGCAAAGCGAACAAACACATACCGACGCTATTTTGAGGTTATTGAATTATTACAATCTGCATGATCCTTTTATCGACGTAATCGGAGAATTTAAAGATCCATCTCTGGCTACACTTTTCGATGAGTTGATGACATTGGGTGATAATAATCTGGATTCAGCATTAATTGTGGGAGCGCTTATTGAAGAAACTGATATTGAAGATATTGCTATTCTGGTGAAGGCAACAGATATTCAAAATATTATTCAGGTATACGAAAACTTATTAAGTGGTTCTGAGAACCATCTTAGGGCTTTTGTTCATAATTTAAGAAAAAGAGGAATTGATTATCAACCACGAATATTGCCGATTGATCAGTTTAACGATATAATAAACAATTAG
- a CDS encoding glycoside hydrolase family 2 protein → MKQLLLLISISLFAFLPGFSQSTEIVYLSGTDADNTVEWNFFCTDGRNSNEWSKIPVPSNWELQGFGTYNYGHDWTNEDIKLGKEHGVYKHEFEVPRSWKGKTINIVFDGSMTDTKVKVNGKSAGEMHQGGFYRFKYDISKLLKYGQTNLLEVDVAKHSANESVNRAERQADFWIFGGIYRPVFLEVLPEIHMSRTAIDPKADGSFNILINLSESKSDYSATVELFDLEGNEIGSPVHSTIKKGNKEAWVSGKFKNIKAWNPEWPTLYNMKISLKKGTTVLHEVTERIGFRTVELRKHDGFFVNGEKVIFKGVNRHSFWPETGRTLSDKHHITDISLMKEMNMNAVRCSHYPPDKRFLDLCDSMGLFVLDEVTGWQQGYDTVVGPKLIKETILKDENHPSVVILDHGNEGGWDFRNEKTFHEYDIQHRPIIYPWLLRNGVDTHHYPQFDYAIGRYTSGNDPFMPTELLHGLYDGGHGAGLEDFWRNYQTSPLHAGGFLWVFADEAILRTDKPGTVFDGDGNHAPDGIVGPYREKEGSFYTIKEIWSPVQIEPVSIVKSWNGRLFLSNKYIYTNLNQCTFKWEAVKTGLNPKDEKQVGSGTVKSPDAKPGETARVEIEINNMLQNADLFRFTAIDPHGAELYTWSWPVVQPKEKAKELLAELNTGSSEISIRETEQSVTAAVADIEIEFNKKDGTLLSVKNGKGNVSFTGGPVAVGVDHEVTGTKWEMDNEGNFRFEITSKTYPRQMTWTLEKSGLLELEANPLRDRISDIDFVGISFNYPESKCTGVKWMGRGPYRVWKNRMKGANIGVWEKDYNNTITGESFNNMVYPEFKGYHGNLFWATLETTESPITIISETPNLYFQLFKPAKPQHVAGGTFPAFPEGDISFLYEIPAIGTKFYQTDRLGPTAKRGVFSERRGDDSYPIILWFDFRAE, encoded by the coding sequence ATGAAACAATTACTGTTGCTCATTTCAATTTCTCTTTTCGCGTTTCTTCCGGGCTTTTCCCAAAGTACAGAAATAGTTTACCTGTCGGGTACCGATGCCGATAATACTGTTGAATGGAACTTTTTCTGCACTGATGGAAGAAACAGCAATGAATGGTCTAAAATACCGGTTCCATCAAACTGGGAGCTTCAGGGTTTTGGAACCTACAATTATGGCCACGACTGGACCAACGAAGATATTAAACTGGGAAAAGAACACGGCGTGTACAAACACGAGTTTGAAGTACCACGCAGCTGGAAAGGCAAAACTATCAATATTGTTTTTGATGGTTCGATGACCGACACTAAGGTAAAAGTTAATGGTAAATCTGCCGGGGAAATGCATCAGGGAGGATTCTATCGCTTTAAATATGACATCAGTAAGTTGTTAAAGTACGGCCAAACCAATTTGCTTGAGGTTGACGTTGCAAAACATTCGGCCAACGAATCAGTTAACCGCGCCGAGCGCCAGGCCGACTTTTGGATTTTCGGAGGAATTTATCGTCCGGTTTTTCTTGAAGTACTTCCTGAAATTCATATGAGCCGCACTGCCATCGATCCAAAAGCAGATGGTTCGTTTAACATTTTGATCAATTTAAGTGAATCAAAATCGGATTATTCAGCCACTGTAGAATTATTCGATCTTGAAGGAAATGAAATCGGATCGCCTGTTCATTCAACGATTAAGAAAGGAAACAAAGAAGCCTGGGTGTCGGGAAAATTTAAAAATATTAAAGCATGGAATCCGGAGTGGCCAACTTTGTATAACATGAAAATTTCGCTAAAAAAAGGAACTACTGTTTTGCACGAAGTTACTGAGCGAATTGGTTTCCGAACCGTTGAATTGCGTAAACACGATGGATTTTTCGTTAACGGCGAGAAGGTTATTTTTAAAGGAGTAAACCGTCACTCGTTTTGGCCCGAAACAGGTCGCACTCTCAGCGACAAGCATCATATCACAGACATTAGCCTGATGAAAGAAATGAACATGAATGCTGTTCGTTGTTCGCACTACCCTCCCGACAAACGTTTTCTCGATCTTTGCGATTCGATGGGACTTTTTGTGCTCGACGAAGTTACCGGCTGGCAACAAGGTTACGATACTGTTGTTGGCCCGAAACTGATTAAAGAAACGATTTTAAAAGACGAAAATCACCCAAGCGTTGTTATCCTTGACCACGGTAATGAAGGTGGTTGGGATTTCAGAAACGAAAAAACCTTTCATGAATACGATATTCAGCACCGCCCGATAATTTACCCATGGTTGTTACGTAACGGTGTTGATACGCACCATTATCCTCAATTTGACTACGCCATTGGAAGATACACTTCTGGTAACGATCCGTTTATGCCAACCGAATTACTTCACGGATTGTACGACGGTGGCCATGGTGCCGGGCTGGAAGATTTCTGGAGAAACTACCAAACTTCGCCGCTCCACGCCGGTGGGTTTTTATGGGTTTTTGCTGACGAAGCCATTTTGCGCACCGATAAACCGGGAACCGTTTTCGATGGCGATGGCAACCATGCTCCTGATGGAATTGTAGGCCCTTACCGAGAAAAAGAAGGTAGTTTTTATACCATCAAAGAAATCTGGTCGCCGGTGCAGATTGAGCCCGTGTCAATTGTAAAAAGCTGGAATGGAAGACTGTTTCTTTCGAACAAATATATCTACACCAACCTCAATCAGTGTACATTTAAATGGGAGGCGGTTAAAACCGGTCTCAATCCTAAAGATGAAAAACAAGTTGGTTCGGGAACAGTCAAAAGTCCTGATGCCAAACCGGGTGAAACTGCCCGGGTAGAAATTGAAATAAACAACATGCTTCAAAACGCTGATTTGTTTCGATTTACAGCCATCGATCCACATGGGGCAGAACTTTATACCTGGAGCTGGCCGGTCGTTCAGCCTAAAGAGAAAGCTAAAGAACTGTTGGCTGAACTTAACACCGGAAGTTCTGAGATTTCAATCCGGGAAACTGAACAGTCTGTAACCGCTGCTGTTGCTGACATAGAAATTGAATTCAACAAAAAAGACGGAACACTATTATCGGTGAAAAACGGTAAAGGAAACGTATCGTTTACTGGTGGTCCTGTTGCTGTCGGCGTAGATCACGAAGTTACCGGCACCAAATGGGAAATGGATAACGAAGGTAATTTCCGGTTTGAGATTACCAGCAAAACATATCCCCGTCAAATGACCTGGACACTGGAGAAAAGTGGCTTACTTGAACTGGAGGCCAATCCGCTTCGCGATAGAATATCTGATATTGATTTTGTGGGTATTTCATTTAACTACCCCGAGAGTAAATGTACTGGTGTTAAGTGGATGGGCCGCGGACCTTACCGTGTATGGAAAAACCGGATGAAAGGTGCTAATATTGGTGTTTGGGAAAAAGACTACAACAATACAATTACAGGCGAAAGTTTTAACAACATGGTATATCCCGAGTTTAAAGGCTATCATGGAAACTTATTCTGGGCAACACTTGAAACCACAGAAAGCCCGATAACGATTATTTCGGAAACGCCAAACCTATATTTCCAGCTGTTTAAACCGGCAAAACCGCAACACGTGGCCGGAGGTACTTTCCCTGCATTTCCTGAAGGTGATATTTCATTCCTTTACGAAATCCCGGCTATTGGAACCAAGTTCTATCAAACCGACCGATTAGGACCGACAGCAAAAAGAGGAGTGTTCTCTGAACGCCGGGGCGACGATAGTTACCCGATTATTTTGTGGTTCGATTTTAGGGCAGAATAA